The Gracilibacillus caseinilyticus genome segment TTATTTACGATTACCATAAAATAAGGTAATCGACAAATTAAGAAGACGACCGATATAATTATATTTCATTAACGGTGGTGACTGTTTTAACACACGATATTAACAACAGCTCCTGGATGATCATGCCAAGAGCTGTCTATTTATTTAACAAAATATTACATTTTATTGAATGGCAGTTGACAAGTTCTCTGAATAGCATACAATATAAGTTGGCTCATTTTTTTAGAGCGGGTAGGGAGAGGGACAATTAAATAGAAGGTATTACATTGAGAAAAGATATTTTTCAATTAAAACAACATGGGACAAGTGTAAAACAAGAACTGTCTGCCGGATTAATCGGATTTTTCACGATTGCATACATCATTGCCGTGAACTCCCTGATTTTAGCGGAAGCAGGTGTTCCCCTCGAAGGAGCTGTGTTAGGGACAATCCTGATCTCCTTTGTCAGCTGTCTGATTATGGGATTGTGGGCCAATGCGCCGATCTTAATTGTTCCAGGCATGGGGATTAACGCGATGTTCGCGTACACCCTTGTCCAATCGATGGAGTTGACGTGGCAGCAGGCACTAGGTGTCACCACTGTGTCTGGTCTTATTTTCACCTTGGTTGCCTTTTCATCGTTAACTACTGTCATCAAAGATGCGATTCCTGAATCGTTAAAGCTGGCGATTAATATTGGAATCGGTCTGTTTCTGATGCTGATTGGCCTTGAAAATGGACACCTGGTAACCCGTGGCGATCAATCGATCATCGCACTAGGGGATTTCAGTGATCCCGCTGTCTTAGCGACGGTATTGACATTTATTATTGCGTTGATTTTGTTTATTCGCAATGTGAAGGGTAACTTTTTATGGACGATTCTAATCGGAACGGTGATTGCCTTTGTGCTAGGGGTATTACCATCCAAAACGAATGAGGCTGTCTCGTTACACGAATACAGCGAAGTATTTGGCGCCTTGTCATTTGCGAACGGGATGTCTTTTCCTTATTTAGTGGCAGTGTTTTCGATTACGATGGTAGTGTTGTTCGAGAATATAGGGTTAACATATAACCATCTCGCTGCAACGAATCGACCGGAAAAATTCAAAAAAGCTTTTCAAGCCAACGGTATCTCGGTGATGCTCTCTGGTATCTTTGGGTCCAGTCCAACCGTATCAACAGCAGAAACCACAGCCGCGATTACGGCGGGAGGACGCACAGGATTAACCACGATTACCACGGGCTTCTTGTTTTTAGCTGTTACTTTTTTTATTCCATATATCCAAATCATTCCTTCTAATGCAATCGCACCGGTGTTAATGATCATCGGAGGACTCATGGTCCAAGATATAAAGAAAATGGATTTGCTTGATCTAAGTGAGTCTTTCCCTGCGATATTTATTATCGTGATGATCCCATTCACGTACAGCATTGCAGATGGAATTGCAATTGGATTTATTCTTTATGTGATATTGAAATTGAGTACAGGCAATGCAAGGAAGGTATCGTTCACGCTATACGTGATTGCCAGTCTGTTTTTACTTCATTTCATTATTTATTATGCAGTTTGAGCCTTTGATTCTGGAAGGCTCTTTTTTTGTGTGTTTGGAAAAATTTAGCGATGAACTAGTGTGGGGTAGCGGAAGTATGCTTAATATGAGGTGTGGATTCTTATAATATAAATTATGTAAAGTAGAACTGTGTGACGATGTGGTTATTTTATATATTGTGTATGCGTAGCAAAGATCCGGAAATATGCCCCACGGGAGTATCCGCATATTTCCTACACATAAGGAAGTGTTACAACGTTATTGACAGTTAATGGCAGCAGTGCTAAGCATTATATTTTTGCAATTCCCAATGCTATTATTGATTGGCATTTATCGATAATAACTAAATGCTAAGTCTTACATTAGTTGTAGAACCCTTACATTAGCGCAGGCCAACCACGGATACTTCTGCCGGAGCGATATTCTTGCACTAGCAACATTTCAAATTTACCGCTATGCTAGTTAAATTATAGCCAGTTTTAGATCCTTGAATTTGGTGGTTAAGCCCTTTTATTCATTTGTGTATCGTGCGCTGCATACCATGCTGTTAATTTTTTGAGAAAATCCAGCGGTACATCATCAATGACTTCAACCCTGGGTGTACTGGAGCGGTTCATAGTGGATACAGAAGCTACGTTCCATATCTTTTGTAACAGGGTCTGGGAACAGCAGATTTCGATTACTTTTCTTTTTTTCGTTACAAACAATTGATTGGTGAAGCCGCCATGCCACCATTGTATTTGATCGTTGGCAATCGTGTATTGCGTATTTACATAATCCAATACACGACTGACCACTACCAGAATGAACAGAAGCAATGAGACGATCCACCAGGTGGACTGTATTTGCAAAAAGGCTGGTTTAAAATAGGCGAGACAAGCGGTAGCAATCAGCCATATCCAGCTAGGTCTAAATAGCTTACTATACAGAGAGGCAAGAGGTAATCGCTCCATTTCTTTCTCCAATGAATATTCAGGTAATAAAGTTTCCACTAAATGATAAGCTCGCTGCATAGATAAAAAGGGGTATAGAGAATTTACACTCACGGAATCTTCCGCTATTTTCCCAGCACTTATCAGACGTACTTCGACTAACCCGAAAATACGTTTCATCATACTTTGCTGAAACTCTAATCCTTGCACTTTGCTTTTTTCGATCGTAAAGTGACTTTCGTTCATCATGCCCTTTTTTATAAAAATGTGCGTGTCTGTTGCCGAGATTTTATACTTGCCGTACCGGGTGAAGGTTTTAATCAACCCTAATATAACAGCAATTAGAACCGCTGCAACAATGATAATAAACAACAGTAACTTATTTTCCACCAGTTGATAAAATAGCCCATTATACTGTTCCGGATTTGGTAACAGTTGCGCTGCATACTCATATAACTTTGTAATTATGGGGATGATAATGAGAAAGCTTAACGAAGTAAAACTAGCTCTCACTAACTCTCGTTTACTAGGTGTAAAGTAAATGACTCCCTTTTGTTCGGGTTCTTTGGCTGGAGTGGGCGTAGATTCTTTTTCTTCCACATCGTTAACAGTTGATTTTTTCGAATGGTTTTGCGCTAATTCCTTTAGAAAGGTAGCGTGCTGCTTCGAAACGAAATCGAATGTAATAGAATCATCGATGCCATCCATTGCCGTTTCAAAAGTGATCGAGGTATAGCCAAATAATTTATGAAATATTGTAGTATGACTGGTTACATTCTGAATTTTAGAAAAAGCAATCGTTGTTGTCTGTTTAACGAATACATTTTTCCTCAGGTGAAAACTATGGTCATCCCATTGGTAAGTCTCCGTAAACCAACTTGAAAAAATATAAATGATTCGCCAAATGATCACTGCGATCAGCGCATAACGACCATATTCAAACAGCCAGAATTCCGACTGCCCTTTGATCACAAATAAAAATAAAACCAATACAAAGGAGTTTCTTACTAATTGATAGATTCGAAATAGTATGGTTAAGGGATGATATCTCATTCCTCCACGTCCTTTAACTTCGCATATTCGGCAAGTCTCTCCCGTAATTCCAGTGCAACCTGTTCATCCAGAGCCGGAATGGAATGCGAGGATCCCATCGTTTCAACCTTGATTCCCCGTAATTGATAGGCTTTCATAATCGGTCCTTGACTGGTCGTAACGGACTGAACTTTTGTCATTGGTACTGTCACCCATTCCTTCTTCAAGACGCCATGACTTATTTGAAGGAATTCACGATCAAGCTGATAGCCCCAGCTTTGATAAAGAAACTTAGGCTCGATAAAAGACCAGAACGTGCCTATACAATGAATAACGAATGCACCGATGACCAGCCAATCCGCCCACTCTGGCCAATTAAAATAACCTTTCATCCAAAATAGTCCGATGAGAATAATGAATCCAATGACATTTCCAATTGATTCAGATATGAGACGAGCCTTAAAAAAAGCGGGTGATAATTTATTTTCTAAGGCTAAATGCTCCATTTTTATCATCTCCCATAATATCCATTTTCTTCTATATTATAACTGGGTGTAGGGAGTGTCAAGGGCAGAAGTAATAACGGATAAATCTCACCAGACAGGAAAAGATTTATCCGTTATAATCGTAAACTTTTATTCAATTATAAAACAAAAATTCACCTACACCATCAATATCTCCCGAATATCCTCATCCGTAAGACTGGTTGTTGCGTCTTGTTGTCCAGATTCAATAATCTCAGCAATTAAATCCCGCTTCTTCTCTTGCAGTTCATTGATTTTTTCTTCAATGGTCCCGCGGGCAATCAGCTTAATGACCTGTACATCCTTTGTCTGTCCGATTCGGTGGGCGCGATCGGCTGCTTGCTCCTCTACGGCAGGGTTCCACCAGATATCATACAGGATTACGGTATCAGCTCCTGTTAAATTGAGCCCGGTTCCACCTGCTTTTAACGAAATCAGAAAGAGGTCTCGTTCGCCTGCATTAAACAGATTACAAATCTCCACTCGTTCCTCTGCAGGAGTTTGTCCATCCAGATAAAAGAAAGGTCTTCCCTGATAGGCTAATTCCTTGGCGATCAGCTTCAGCATACTGGTAAACTGTGAAAAAATTAATACCCTTCTGCCAGAAAGTCTCGCTTCTTCTACAATCCGCAGTAACTGCTCAAATTTCGCGGAGCTTCCTTTATAACCATCCACAAACAAGGAGGGGTGACAGCAGATTTGCCGTAATCGAGTTAAGCCGGCAAGTATTTTGATGCGGTTCTTGCGAAGCGTATCCTTATCCAGGTGCTTGAACGTTTCTTCTCTTAGTTTTGCCAGGTAGGCTGCATAGAGCTGCTTCTGATCAGGAAGTAATTCGATCGCTTCTGTCATTTCCATTTTTTCTGGGAGCTCTTCTAGCACATCTTCTTTCAGCCTTCGAAGCAAAAAGGGCTGGATCCTGCGCGAAATCTTTTTCCTTGTCAGTTTACTGAATTCCTTGAGGCCAAGTAGAAGCTCTGGAAAAACAACATGGAAGATCGACCAAAGTTCTTCCAACGCATTCTCTACAGGTGTGCCAGTAAGAGCGAATCGGTGATCGGCTTGTATTTTTTTCACCGTTCTAGCGGTCTGAGTAAAAGGATTTTTAAATGCCTGTGCCTCATCAAAAAATGCCGTGTGAAAAGACTGCTTCTCATACCACTGTATGTCCTTCAGTAAAAGCGGATAGGAAGTAATCAGCACATCATGGTCCATGGCGCTTTTCTGTAAAGTGATTCGGTCTGCTTTTTTACCATCTACAATTACGGCTTGTAATCCGGGGCTGAATTTATTCAATTCGTTCAACCAATTGTATGTCAATGATGATGGGCAAACGACCAGAATTGGCTGATTCTGCTTCCGGATAGTTTGCAGTTCGGATACCATATAAGCAATGCTTTGCAAGGTTTTCCCTAATCCCATATCATCGGCCAAAATGCCACCGAATCCGTAGCTGGCGATTGTTTTCATCCAGCGGTAGCCATGCTTCTGGTAGTCTCGCAATATGGGAGACAGTTCTTCTGGCACAGCAAAATCCTCTTCAGCAGGCTGTTCGATTTTTTGTAAAAATTGCCGGAAAGATTCCTCTATCGTGAACGTATTGCTATCCGTCAAGCTATCCATTAGTCGGAGCCCCTGGAGAAAAGGGACTTGTAAGCCGCTCTCGAGATCTTCCTCCTGGACCGGCTCTGCCTCCAGAAAACGTTTGATTTCTTCAAACTCGCGGGTTTCCAATGAAAGAAGGGTGCCATTACGCAAACGGTAGTACTTCCGTTTTTCCTCTAGCGCTTGGAGCACCTCGCGAACCTGATTTTCATACAAGCCTTCCATTTCGAATTTGAATTCCAGCCAGTTGGTCCGTTCCTTCTTGAATGCGACCCTTATCTTCGGTCGGGTATTCTCTTTGAAAATCCGGTTGCGAACAGCTGTCGTTGCGTATAATTGAACGAGCGGTTCCAGTTTCGGAATAACATGCTGCAGGAACTCATACTCCAGCTCTTCATTATGTAAGAAATAGCCACCCTCTGTTTTTGCAAAAGAACTGTCTTCCATTAGCTGCAGTATGTCGCTCTCTTTCTTCCGATCCCTTATTAGTGTTGGATGCTGATCCATTTCGCGATCCTCCAAGGGATTAATCATGATTGATTCATAATGAAATTCCAATCCGGCAAGCAGGCGATTTTTCACTCGATCCAAGTAAAGCTTGGCAACTAATGGTGTTTTGTCGAATTGTTCTTTTAACTCGCTTGATAATTGGACCGTACCTAATTTTCTTAAACCGGGTACGATCTGCTCCATGAAATAATCAATTTGATCTTGAGGAATCGGAATTTGATTGGTTCCAGAAGCATCTAACAGCTGAACAAGATTCGAGAGTTGTTCGTTTTGCTCGACTGCCATTTGAATCAGTTTTCCTTCATACATAACTATTCGATAGGCATTCATGATGATTAAGCGCTGGAGACCGTAAATTTGTAACAAATAGTCTCCACCAGTCGCATCCTCAAAATCAAACCGGAGCGGCAGCCTTTGTTCAGACCAGTGAATCGCTTCATAGGTATTCCCGTCATATTCTAACTTCACCAACGGCGCTCTTGTCAGGGAAGCAATCAGCCGATCAAAAGAGGATGGAGGAATCAGCAATTGCTGAGACTTATTAGGACCTGGCAAAAAGGTTTGCTCATCCTCGTTTATTTGCAGAAGCTGTTGAAGCACCGCGTCTGTCTCGACTGGAAAACAATGAAGCTCCGGGTCATATGTAAAGGATTTGGATAACGGGATCGGAGTCCGTTCCTGCACCTTTTGCAGAAACTGTCTGATATCATCCACTTTAATCGGACCGATGTTGATTTCGATCCCGAGCATATATTGTCCCTTATCGATGAAAACAGGCTTACAAGTGAAAATTAAATGGAGTACTTGGCGATTCTCAAAGTGATACTGATGACCGCTCGATCGTACCGGGTTCGTATTGAAAATAGACTTCAGCCCTTCGGTGAGCGCTGAAGCATCTGTCTCCACTATCGGTGTTGTTCCATGTTGCTGATGCTCCATTATCGCTAACAAGACCGCTGCAATATGCTGACAATCATGCTTAAAAGAAGGCAAAGTGATACAGGTACAGGCTGTCAGAAACGTACCCTTTTCTTCTTTCTGAATCGTGACATGAAAATTCTCTGTCCCTTTCACAATTGCTTCGCAACGGTCTTCTGTATAGGTTTGAAACGTCACTTTGTCCGTCTTCCAAAAAGTCGATCCTTTCTTGAAGGAGATAGAGCCACACATTTCTTTGATGATTTTTTCTTTTAATTTTATCTGCATGTGCTGTATCCTCCATTCAACCAGTTATCATCATTATAGAGGATGTTCAACAAGTCACCAAATGATAAGTGGCGAACCTTTTCGTTATCTTTTAGTTTGGTATACGAGTGTTTCAGGATTATTTGTAGGGCCTTCCGGCTGAAGATGAGTCCGGTTCAAGTGTGAGGCCGTGATTCGAGTCAGCTTTTGGCTGAAGATGAGCCGAGTTTAAGCGTTAGGCCATGATTCGAGTTAGCTTTTGGCTGAAGATGAGCTGAGTTCAAGCGATAGGTCACGATTCAAGGCAGCTTTCGCCTAAAGATGAGTCCGGTTCAAGTGTTAGGTCACGATTCGAGTCAGCTTTCGCCTGAAGAAGAGCCGATTTCAAGCGATAGGTCACGATTCAAGGGAGCTCCCGCCTGAAGAAGTGCCAAGTTCAAGCGATAGTTCACGATTCGAGTCAGCTTTCGCCTGAAGAAGAGCCGATTTCAAGCGTTATATCACAATTCGAGTTAGCTCCCGCCTGAAGATGCACCGATTTCAAGCGATAGGTCACGATTCAAGGGAGCTCCCGCCTGAAGAAGTGCCAAGTTCAAGTGTTAGGTCACGATTCGAGTCAGCTTTCGCCTGAAGAAGAGCCGATTTCAAGCGTTATGTCACAATTCGAGTTAGCTCCCGCCTGAAGATGCACCGACTTCAAGCGTTTGAGCATAAATCAAGTTGCCATCCACCTGAAACTCCGCGCCCTTCATGCGTGTGGCCATCATTCAAACTACATTCCACCTGAAAACCCCTCCATGCAACGGCACAGTCCTCTACTCAAATCTCCGCCGCCGCGACATTCTTGCTATTTACAAATTAATGCTTATCTTCTAATTCTACAATTTTGTTCGTGATCAAGTCCCGCTCTTTTTCCGCGACTTCACTGGAAATGATCTCTTCCCGTAACAAATGGCCAATGGCTTCATGCTGGGCATAGAGCGAATGCTTTAATAAGGCGACTTCTTGTTTTTTCCGAAGTTCCGGGTGCTTCTCAAAAAGCTCGTCAATTTCCTCTTGCAAGGCGGTCCGTTGCTGCTCGTATTCCTCAATAATACTTTTCGCTACCATCTCCGTAACGAACAGGTTCTTTTTAACTTTAATGATTTCCTGAATACCTGTTTCAAGCTGGTGGGCACGTGCAATCAATGATTCATATTCCTGATAGCCTTTGTCTTTTTTGTTGACACCTAACCAGGAAATAAGCGGTTTGATTGAAAGTCCTTGTACGACAAGGGAGAATAATACGACACTAAAAGCGAGCAGTAAAATTTCTTCACGACCTTCAAAATCCCTCGGAAGACTAAGCACGAGCGCAATCGATAAAGAACCTTTCAAGCCACCCCAGTTGAGAATATGTTTCCAGGAAAGCGGGATGTTTCGGATAAAGAAAAGACTGCTGTAAACCGCAAGACTTCGAGCAACCAGCACGATCAAAATCGCGACGAAAATTAATCCCCAGTTTTCTGCAACGTTGATTCTGGTGATTTCTAGCCCGACCATTAAAAAGACGAGGGAATTGGCAAGCAATGTCGCCACATCCCAAAAGTTACTAATATTCAATTTGGTTGCTGGACTCATGCCAATTTTGGAACCATAATTTCCGAAGATCAGCGCAGCAACTACAACCGCAATAACCCCTGAAGCATGAACGCTTTCCGCGAGTAAGAAAGCACCGTAAAAGAGAATAATACTGAAGATGATCTCCAACGGATAATCATCAAAATATTTTGTCAGACGGGAAAATCCATAGCCTAATAGAGCCCCGATCATCAGACCTAATGCGACCACTTTAACAAATTCCCAAATGCCGTAACCTGCACCTAAAAGGCCAAGATCAAGATAGGAAATTAATGAAAAAGCGGATATATTAAATAAGACGACTGCCAACCCGTCATTAAATAAACTTTCCCCTTCAATAACAGTAGCCAGCCTCTTTTTCACTCCTACGCTTTTAAAAATGGACAAGACGCTGACCGGATCTGTCGCACTCATCAATGCCGCGAATACAAAGGCTGCAGGAATGGAAAATTGTAAAAACCACATTGATGAGAAACCGATGATAATAAATGATAAAAAGGTCCCGCCAAATGCCAAGGCGAGAATCGGCTTCTTATTATCGTTCAGATGGGAAATCGGCAGTTTTAACGCTGCTTCCCCTAATAAAGCAGGCAAGAACAACGTAATAATCACAAAATTAAAGACTTCCCCTTCGGTAATAAAATCCTTTAATGGTTCTAATACAGGAATGTTAATCAGCCCAATAATAGCTCCTACGATCACAAGCGCAATCGGGTAAGGCTGTTTAAATTTTTTGGCGATCGCTGTTATACCAGCGGCAATCATCACTAATATAAGTCCAAGTTGAAAAATATGATGTAGATCTAAATCGTGCATGTTTCGTTCCTCCCAAATATCCAGTTTCCTTTACAATACTATTCATCATTCCCAATTTAAAGAAAAACATTTCCTTTTGATACCAAAAATTAAATCGTTTTTTACCACATTTCCTTGCGCCTCACGTAACGTTAGGTGATATGATGATGATAACCATTGGAAAGGGGCAGGAGTGATGGAGACAGAATCCTTTACTGTTAGTGAATTTGCGGCATATACCGGCGTTTCGATTCGGACCTTGCATTATTATGAGGAAAAGGGGCTCATGAATCCCAGGCGTGATCGAACGACGGGTCACCGTACTTTTGATAAGAACGATGCCATTCGATTACATCACATTGTTACCATGAAATTTCTCGGTCTTCCATTAAAGGAAATCAAATCGTATATACAAGCAGATAATTTAGATATACGTTTTAAGGATACGTTACAGCTTCAAGAGGCTAAGCTAAAAGAGGAAAGAGAAAGGATCGACATCGCATTGGAAGCCATTCAACGAACTACCTATCTGATGGAGCAGGAGCAGGAAATTAACAGTCATCTGTTATTTAGTTTAATATCAGGGATGCAATCAGAGAAACAGCAGAAAGAAATGGCTAAGCCGATTATGAAGGATGACATATTGTCGAAGCTTTTTGATGCTACGATAACGGAGAAGATGGAATGGGAGCGGAAGCTGCTTCAATTTTTCAAAGAGGTGAAGTGTTTGTCTGGTAAGCCTGCTGACGATCCTGAAGTAGAGGCGATGCTCGAGTATTTTATTAACTACCTGCTGGAAAAGTTAGATCTGCAAAGCTATCAGGAATTAGAACAAATCTTTAAGATGGATCTTGGGCAAAAAGAGAATCAAGCGAAAATCGATCAATACCTAGACGAGATGGATAAACTGTTCTATATTCCATTAACGAAGAAAGAAGAAGCCTGGTTAGGAAATGTCATAGAACAATATAATAATAGAGAATCATAAGGAGATATTCATTTATGAAAAATCAATCGGTCAAAGCTTTTCTACAGCTAATGTTTTCATTAAAGTTACCAAAGTTTATTTTAATTCTCGGTTTAGCAGGCAGTGTGCTAACCACCCTGGTCGGTTTAACGATTCCCTTGCTGACAAGAGAATTAGTCGATGGCTTCTCGTTTGCCTCGATCAGTATCGGCTTTATTGCCATCATTGTCGGCATATTTATTTTACATGCATTGGTGGATGGCTTATCTGCCTATGCGCTCGCTTATGTAGGGCAGAAGGTAGTAGCTGGCTTGCGTGAAGTGATTTGGACGAAGCTGATTCGTTTACCTGTCCGGTATTTTGACCAGCAGCCGAGCGGCGAGTCCGTCAGTCGTGTTATAAATGATACCGGTATTGTCAAAAACCTTGTGTCACAGCATTTTCCACAGTTTATATCTGGCTTGATTTCGATTATAGGTGCGGTCATAATTTTGTTTATTATGGATTGGCGCATGACATTAATCATGTTAGTAGCCGTTCCGATAACCGTACTGGTAATGGTGCCTCTAGGTTCCAGTATGTCTAAGGTATCCCGAAAACTGCAGGATCAGACAGCAACTTTTCAAGGGAAAATCCAGCAGACTGTCAGTGAAATTAAACTGATGAAGTCTTCAACGGCGGAAGGGATAGAGCTGGAAAAAGGGAATAAAGGTATCCTTGCTTTACTGCAAACAGGCTTGAAGGAAGCGCGCATATTTGCCGTTGTTGGACCATTTATGTACATGATTGTCATGTTTGTTATTGTGGTGATCATAGCATATGGCGGAATTCGAGTAGAGGAAGGATCGATGTCAACTGGTTCATTGGTAGCATTCCTGCTTTATTTATTCCAAATTGTTTTTCCGATCACGACGTTCGCGATGTTCTTTACTGAACTTCAAAAAGCAAAAGGGGCGACAGGTCGCATTATCGAAATTCTCGAAGAAGATGTGGAAGAAAGTCAGCAGGGAGTGGATCGTTCTATTGAGGGTTTGCCTGTAACCTTTGAGAACGTCGATTTCTCTTATCAGGAAGGTGAACAAGTGATAAAAGGTGTTTCTTTTTCCGCTGCTTCGGGAGAAATGATTGCCTTTGCAGGGCCTAGTGGTGGAGGAAAAACAACCGTCTTCGGCTTAATTGAGCGTTACTATAACCCTACGAAAGGTCAGATAGTAGTTGGAGATCAGTCGATCGCTTCCTTATCGATGCGCTCCTGGCGTTCACAGCTCGGTTATGTATCTCAAGAGAGTTCGATGATGTCTGGGACGGTGCGTGAGAACTTAACCTATGGCTTGGAGAATGCAGATAAGGTAACCAATGAAGCGCTTTGGCAAGTTGCTAAAATGGCATATGCCGAGCAATTTATTAAAGGGCTCCCGAAAGGATTAGATACTGAGGTGGGCGAAAGAGGGACAAAGCTGTCAGGTGGACAACGCCAGAGAATTAATATCGCACGCGCCTTCTTGCGTAATCCGAAGCTGTTATTACTGGACGAGGCAACAGCAAGCTTGGACAGCCAATCAGAACAAGTGGTACAAAAAGCTCTGCATCGTCTGATGGAAGGGAGAACAACCTTCGTTATTGCCCATCGTTTATCCACCATTGTGCATGCTGATCAAATTATTTTTATTGAGAATGGTGAGATTACCGGGAAAGGAACACATCAGGAGCTGTTGGCGAATCACGCTTTGTATCGATCGTTTGCGGAGCAGCAGTTGACATAAGGAACAGTGATTTACTTTACGAATGCATGGGAACTGTATTTTTGGAAGTTTTTATCATGAATTTGTATATGTCACTTATAAGCTTTTACAATTACTAGTGCAGGATTATTTTTAATAGATACTTTAAAGGGGATAAAAAAAGTGGAGGCAAAGGATGAGATTACGGTTGCTGGAACGTTAACGTATGAAGATTTCAAAAGACATAATAGTTATCATAGGAGAAAATTTCTGTTCATTTATTTTGCTTTGG includes the following:
- a CDS encoding PH domain-containing protein; translation: MEHLALENKLSPAFFKARLISESIGNVIGFIILIGLFWMKGYFNWPEWADWLVIGAFVIHCIGTFWSFIEPKFLYQSWGYQLDREFLQISHGVLKKEWVTVPMTKVQSVTTSQGPIMKAYQLRGIKVETMGSSHSIPALDEQVALELRERLAEYAKLKDVEE
- a CDS encoding cation:proton antiporter; protein product: MHDLDLHHIFQLGLILVMIAAGITAIAKKFKQPYPIALVIVGAIIGLINIPVLEPLKDFITEGEVFNFVIITLFLPALLGEAALKLPISHLNDNKKPILALAFGGTFLSFIIIGFSSMWFLQFSIPAAFVFAALMSATDPVSVLSIFKSVGVKKRLATVIEGESLFNDGLAVVLFNISAFSLISYLDLGLLGAGYGIWEFVKVVALGLMIGALLGYGFSRLTKYFDDYPLEIIFSIILFYGAFLLAESVHASGVIAVVVAALIFGNYGSKIGMSPATKLNISNFWDVATLLANSLVFLMVGLEITRINVAENWGLIFVAILIVLVARSLAVYSSLFFIRNIPLSWKHILNWGGLKGSLSIALVLSLPRDFEGREEILLLAFSVVLFSLVVQGLSIKPLISWLGVNKKDKGYQEYESLIARAHQLETGIQEIIKVKKNLFVTEMVAKSIIEEYEQQRTALQEEIDELFEKHPELRKKQEVALLKHSLYAQHEAIGHLLREEIISSEVAEKERDLITNKIVELEDKH
- a CDS encoding NCS2 family permease encodes the protein MRKDIFQLKQHGTSVKQELSAGLIGFFTIAYIIAVNSLILAEAGVPLEGAVLGTILISFVSCLIMGLWANAPILIVPGMGINAMFAYTLVQSMELTWQQALGVTTVSGLIFTLVAFSSLTTVIKDAIPESLKLAINIGIGLFLMLIGLENGHLVTRGDQSIIALGDFSDPAVLATVLTFIIALILFIRNVKGNFLWTILIGTVIAFVLGVLPSKTNEAVSLHEYSEVFGALSFANGMSFPYLVAVFSITMVVLFENIGLTYNHLAATNRPEKFKKAFQANGISVMLSGIFGSSPTVSTAETTAAITAGGRTGLTTITTGFLFLAVTFFIPYIQIIPSNAIAPVLMIIGGLMVQDIKKMDLLDLSESFPAIFIIVMIPFTYSIADGIAIGFILYVILKLSTGNARKVSFTLYVIASLFLLHFIIYYAV
- a CDS encoding PH domain-containing protein, with protein sequence MRYHPLTILFRIYQLVRNSFVLVLFLFVIKGQSEFWLFEYGRYALIAVIIWRIIYIFSSWFTETYQWDDHSFHLRKNVFVKQTTTIAFSKIQNVTSHTTIFHKLFGYTSITFETAMDGIDDSITFDFVSKQHATFLKELAQNHSKKSTVNDVEEKESTPTPAKEPEQKGVIYFTPSKRELVRASFTSLSFLIIIPIITKLYEYAAQLLPNPEQYNGLFYQLVENKLLLFIIIVAAVLIAVILGLIKTFTRYGKYKISATDTHIFIKKGMMNESHFTIEKSKVQGLEFQQSMMKRIFGLVEVRLISAGKIAEDSVSVNSLYPFLSMQRAYHLVETLLPEYSLEKEMERLPLASLYSKLFRPSWIWLIATACLAYFKPAFLQIQSTWWIVSLLLFILVVVSRVLDYVNTQYTIANDQIQWWHGGFTNQLFVTKKRKVIEICCSQTLLQKIWNVASVSTMNRSSTPRVEVIDDVPLDFLKKLTAWYAAHDTQMNKRA
- a CDS encoding DEAD/DEAH box helicase, whose protein sequence is MQIKLKEKIIKEMCGSISFKKGSTFWKTDKVTFQTYTEDRCEAIVKGTENFHVTIQKEEKGTFLTACTCITLPSFKHDCQHIAAVLLAIMEHQQHGTTPIVETDASALTEGLKSIFNTNPVRSSGHQYHFENRQVLHLIFTCKPVFIDKGQYMLGIEINIGPIKVDDIRQFLQKVQERTPIPLSKSFTYDPELHCFPVETDAVLQQLLQINEDEQTFLPGPNKSQQLLIPPSSFDRLIASLTRAPLVKLEYDGNTYEAIHWSEQRLPLRFDFEDATGGDYLLQIYGLQRLIIMNAYRIVMYEGKLIQMAVEQNEQLSNLVQLLDASGTNQIPIPQDQIDYFMEQIVPGLRKLGTVQLSSELKEQFDKTPLVAKLYLDRVKNRLLAGLEFHYESIMINPLEDREMDQHPTLIRDRKKESDILQLMEDSSFAKTEGGYFLHNEELEYEFLQHVIPKLEPLVQLYATTAVRNRIFKENTRPKIRVAFKKERTNWLEFKFEMEGLYENQVREVLQALEEKRKYYRLRNGTLLSLETREFEEIKRFLEAEPVQEEDLESGLQVPFLQGLRLMDSLTDSNTFTIEESFRQFLQKIEQPAEEDFAVPEELSPILRDYQKHGYRWMKTIASYGFGGILADDMGLGKTLQSIAYMVSELQTIRKQNQPILVVCPSSLTYNWLNELNKFSPGLQAVIVDGKKADRITLQKSAMDHDVLITSYPLLLKDIQWYEKQSFHTAFFDEAQAFKNPFTQTARTVKKIQADHRFALTGTPVENALEELWSIFHVVFPELLLGLKEFSKLTRKKISRRIQPFLLRRLKEDVLEELPEKMEMTEAIELLPDQKQLYAAYLAKLREETFKHLDKDTLRKNRIKILAGLTRLRQICCHPSLFVDGYKGSSAKFEQLLRIVEEARLSGRRVLIFSQFTSMLKLIAKELAYQGRPFFYLDGQTPAEERVEICNLFNAGERDLFLISLKAGGTGLNLTGADTVILYDIWWNPAVEEQAADRAHRIGQTKDVQVIKLIARGTIEEKINELQEKKRDLIAEIIESGQQDATTSLTDEDIREILMV
- a CDS encoding MerR family transcriptional regulator, with amino-acid sequence METESFTVSEFAAYTGVSIRTLHYYEEKGLMNPRRDRTTGHRTFDKNDAIRLHHIVTMKFLGLPLKEIKSYIQADNLDIRFKDTLQLQEAKLKEERERIDIALEAIQRTTYLMEQEQEINSHLLFSLISGMQSEKQQKEMAKPIMKDDILSKLFDATITEKMEWERKLLQFFKEVKCLSGKPADDPEVEAMLEYFINYLLEKLDLQSYQELEQIFKMDLGQKENQAKIDQYLDEMDKLFYIPLTKKEEAWLGNVIEQYNNRES